The proteins below are encoded in one region of Mesoplasma melaleucae:
- a CDS encoding ABC transporter permease subunit: MFYLSLILSGNIKAVRSPVTEVFSSTMGVSFIVGTVAKILAYLIGIPLGIFAAIKKDKQQDGLINGLTLVIIALPALVLIKILYEFSLKMGASTQWQLGKIGTKIFPVIDLLLFITPGIIIITRRFVVHEMTSDYRKFALSKGLGEKYIFFVHVFRNSFIRMVRSIPAVFIASVFGSSLLIKRTWNIQGMSNVVISSISASYIFLIMGVVVLSAFASIVSILAGDLLLAILDQRVKLA, encoded by the coding sequence ATGTTTTATTTAAGTTTAATACTTAGTGGAAATATCAAAGCGGTAAGATCACCGGTAACTGAAGTTTTCTCTTCAACAATGGGAGTTTCCTTTATTGTTGGCACAGTTGCAAAAATACTTGCCTACTTAATAGGAATACCACTAGGAATATTTGCTGCTATCAAAAAAGACAAACAACAAGATGGTTTAATAAATGGTCTAACCTTAGTTATTATTGCTTTACCAGCATTAGTTTTAATAAAAATATTATATGAATTCTCATTAAAAATGGGTGCAAGTACTCAATGACAACTTGGTAAAATTGGTACAAAAATCTTTCCTGTAATTGATTTATTATTATTTATAACTCCAGGAATCATTATTATAACAAGAAGATTTGTTGTTCATGAAATGACATCTGATTATAGAAAATTTGCCCTATCAAAAGGATTAGGTGAAAAATATATATTCTTTGTACACGTATTTAGAAATTCATTTATTAGGATGGTAAGAAGTATACCTGCAGTCTTTATTGCATCTGTCTTCGGATCAAGTCTTTTAATTAAAAGAACATGAAACATTCAAGGAATGAGTAATGTTGTTATAAGTTCCATAAGTGCATCATACATTTTCTTAATCATGGGTGTTGTTGTATTATCAGCTTTTGCTAGCATCGTAAGTATCTTAGCAGGAGATTTATTATTAGCTATATTAGATCAAAGGGTTAAGTTGGCGTAG
- a CDS encoding IS3 family transposase — protein sequence MILIYDIFKESRKQFGYRRIKSELFKKHNILMNFKKIIKLMKSFSMIVGYLNRRQRKNKHLVGKNRFNVPDLIKRGFNKIKNRFII from the coding sequence GTGATTTTAATCTATGATATTTTCAAAGAATCTAGAAAACAATTTGGTTATAGAAGAATTAAATCTGAATTATTCAAAAAACATAATATACTAATGAATTTTAAAAAAATTATAAAATTAATGAAATCATTTAGTATGATTGTAGGTTATTTAAATAGAAGACAAAGGAAAAATAAGCATTTAGTAGGTAAAAATAGATTTAATGTCCCAGATTTAATAAAAAGGGGATTTAATAAAATTAAAAATAGATTTATTATATAA
- the pyk gene encoding pyruvate kinase, which produces MNKKELQARVKRTKIITTTGPSTNEPAQIKKMFENGMTTIRLNFSHGDYAEQGYRIEGAKKIRKELGKPISILLDTKGPEIRVGKFIDGKQEFHANQPITIYTDADSFKNKECLSGEMTVTYDMSVDLKIGDTILIDDGKLEMTVEEIKPGIVKAVAFNNHLVKINKRVNLPGVDFSMPFLAEKDVNDIKYGVEQGVDYIAASFVNTAENVKEIREILAEANGADIQIISKIESQVGIDNIDAIIEASDGIMIARGDLGLEIPYYDVPYWEKIIIRKCREAGKVVIVATQMLETMTENPAPTRAEVTDVYFATELGADATMLSGESAAGDYPFITVNTMATINKRAEIEFYKKAYYQTQLENAKKTTSGPRADIAMDLAERTRDGQYEFAVVLSRTGALLKTISKFRPNVTILGVSESERLWTAFGVWHSIFMNKTPNLLELEENNAEISKIAKLWGAKAGSKILVVRNKDIREITVA; this is translated from the coding sequence ATGAACAAGAAAGAATTACAAGCACGTGTAAAACGTACTAAAATTATTACTACAACTGGTCCATCAACAAATGAACCAGCACAAATTAAAAAAATGTTTGAAAATGGTATGACAACAATTCGTTTAAACTTTTCACATGGTGATTATGCTGAACAAGGTTACAGAATTGAAGGAGCTAAAAAAATTAGAAAAGAATTAGGGAAACCAATTTCTATTTTATTAGATACAAAAGGACCTGAAATTCGTGTTGGAAAATTTATAGATGGAAAACAAGAATTCCACGCTAACCAACCAATAACAATTTACACAGATGCTGATTCATTTAAAAATAAAGAATGTTTATCAGGAGAAATGACTGTTACTTATGATATGTCAGTTGATTTAAAAATTGGAGATACAATTTTAATTGACGATGGTAAATTAGAAATGACTGTTGAAGAAATTAAACCAGGAATTGTTAAAGCAGTTGCTTTCAACAACCACTTAGTTAAAATAAACAAACGTGTTAACTTACCAGGTGTTGATTTCTCAATGCCATTCTTAGCTGAAAAAGATGTAAATGATATTAAATATGGAGTTGAACAAGGTGTTGACTACATTGCTGCATCATTTGTTAATACAGCAGAAAACGTAAAAGAAATCCGTGAAATTTTAGCAGAAGCTAATGGAGCAGATATTCAAATTATTTCAAAAATTGAATCACAAGTTGGAATTGATAACATTGACGCTATTATTGAAGCATCAGATGGAATCATGATCGCTCGTGGAGACTTAGGATTAGAAATTCCTTACTATGATGTACCATACTGAGAAAAAATAATTATCAGAAAATGTCGTGAAGCTGGTAAAGTTGTTATTGTTGCTACTCAAATGTTAGAAACAATGACAGAAAACCCAGCACCTACAAGAGCTGAAGTAACTGACGTTTACTTTGCAACTGAATTAGGAGCAGATGCTACTATGTTATCTGGTGAATCAGCAGCTGGAGATTACCCATTTATTACTGTAAATACTATGGCTACAATTAACAAACGTGCTGAAATCGAATTCTACAAAAAAGCATATTACCAAACTCAATTAGAAAATGCTAAAAAAACTACAAGTGGTCCACGTGCAGATATTGCAATGGACTTAGCTGAAAGAACTCGTGATGGACAATACGAATTTGCTGTTGTTTTATCAAGAACTGGAGCATTATTAAAAACTATTTCAAAATTTAGACCTAATGTAACAATTTTAGGAGTAAGTGAATCAGAAAGATTATGAACTGCATTTGGTGTATGACACTCAATTTTTATGAACAAAACTCCAAACTTATTAGAATTAGAAGAAAACAATGCAGAAATCTCAAAAATTGCAAAATTATGAGGAGCAAAAGCTGGATCAAAAATCTTAGTTGTAAGAAACAAAGATATTCGTGAAATCACAGTTGCTTAA